The following are from one region of the Deltaproteobacteria bacterium genome:
- a CDS encoding metallophosphoesterase produces MRNKVFVVVAALVASGTFLPEVRADFTALAIGDTGKGNKEQTEVGEALAKDCAKENCKFAILLGDNIYDVGITSPTDPQMIDKFEKPYANMTVPFYVALGNHDYGKLANDWARGDNQIEYSRRNPSFILPSHYYSFEHDDALFLVLDTSRLFHDKDTAEQVKFIRDTLAANRSSAIPKKWIVAVSHHPFLSNGPHGNAGRYDGVPLPPFSGSVIKEVIEKEICPHAQLVISGHDHSLQTLPAKAPCEKTLFVVSGGGASTTKLKGSNPSHFQKSMLGFTRLHFNRDRVRISHVGKDGQVEHQYDHPVR; encoded by the coding sequence ATGAGAAACAAAGTATTTGTTGTAGTCGCGGCGCTTGTTGCTTCAGGAACCTTTCTGCCAGAGGTACGAGCCGATTTTACGGCCCTAGCCATTGGCGACACTGGGAAAGGGAACAAAGAACAAACGGAAGTTGGCGAGGCGCTCGCCAAAGATTGCGCGAAGGAAAACTGCAAGTTCGCCATTCTTCTTGGCGACAATATCTATGACGTAGGAATCACATCGCCGACAGACCCGCAAATGATCGACAAATTCGAAAAACCCTACGCGAATATGACGGTTCCGTTTTATGTCGCCCTTGGTAATCATGATTACGGGAAGCTCGCCAACGATTGGGCGCGAGGCGACAATCAAATCGAGTACTCTCGGCGCAATCCTTCTTTCATATTGCCGTCTCATTACTACAGCTTCGAACATGATGATGCGCTTTTTCTAGTTCTAGACACCTCCCGCCTGTTTCACGATAAGGATACCGCTGAACAGGTGAAGTTCATCCGCGATACTTTGGCTGCAAATCGGTCCTCCGCGATTCCAAAAAAATGGATCGTTGCAGTTTCGCACCATCCATTTTTATCAAACGGACCACACGGAAATGCCGGGCGCTATGACGGTGTACCGCTGCCGCCTTTTTCAGGCTCGGTGATAAAAGAGGTCATTGAAAAGGAGATCTGCCCCCATGCCCAGCTGGTGATTTCAGGTCACGACCACTCGCTGCAAACGTTGCCAGCGAAAGCACCATGCGAGAAAACTCTTTTTGTCGTCAGCGGCGGTGGTGCTAGTACAACAAAGTTAAAAGGTTCGAACCCATCACATTTCCAGAAATCTATGCTCGGATTCACAAGGCTCCATTTCAACCGAGATCGAGTGCGTATTTCTCACGTTGGGAAAGACGGCCAAGTCGAGCATCAATATGATCACCCCGTTCGGTAG
- a CDS encoding DUF1731 domain-containing protein codes for MKIIIAGGTGHVGTALSRHLGEMGHELVILSRGGGIKTSGKEKSALRIVAWDGINKGPWFNEFHDADVVINLAGRTVNCRYTKENLRQMMDSRVDSTRIIGLAIEASEQKTGRAPELWLQMSTATIYAHRFDQANDEANGLIGGNEPDVPRYWDYSIQIAKNWEDELAKANTPSTRRVALRTAMVMGTNPESVFGVLSNMTRLGLGGAIGGGKQYVSWIHEVDFLRAVDFIMGREDLRGAINICAPEPLPQAGFMRELRRAWGVSIGLPATAWMAEIGAFFLRTDTELLLKSRRVVPGRLLDVGFEFRFPTWRAASHDLVQSIQR; via the coding sequence ATGAAAATCATCATCGCGGGCGGAACAGGTCATGTTGGAACCGCACTTTCACGTCATCTTGGCGAAATGGGGCACGAGCTCGTCATCTTGAGCCGCGGAGGCGGCATCAAGACCAGCGGCAAAGAAAAAAGCGCGCTTAGGATTGTCGCTTGGGACGGCATCAACAAAGGCCCGTGGTTCAACGAATTTCATGATGCCGATGTGGTCATCAATCTGGCTGGACGCACGGTGAACTGTCGATACACCAAGGAAAATTTAAGGCAGATGATGGACTCGCGCGTTGATTCAACTCGAATCATCGGACTAGCAATTGAAGCTTCGGAGCAGAAAACGGGAAGAGCCCCGGAATTGTGGTTACAGATGAGCACGGCGACCATCTATGCGCATCGCTTCGACCAAGCCAACGACGAGGCAAACGGGCTTATTGGTGGAAACGAACCCGACGTTCCCAGGTATTGGGATTACAGTATTCAGATTGCGAAAAATTGGGAGGACGAGTTGGCCAAAGCCAACACGCCATCGACCAGAAGAGTCGCGTTAAGAACAGCCATGGTCATGGGGACCAACCCGGAAAGTGTCTTTGGAGTGCTCTCAAACATGACACGTCTGGGACTAGGCGGAGCGATCGGTGGAGGGAAGCAGTATGTTTCCTGGATTCATGAAGTGGATTTTCTGCGTGCGGTAGACTTCATTATGGGGCGAGAGGATTTGCGGGGAGCGATCAATATTTGTGCGCCGGAACCACTTCCACAGGCTGGCTTTATGCGTGAACTAAGGAGGGCCTGGGGCGTTTCGATTGGACTTCCAGCGACCGCGTGGATGGCGGAAATCGGTGCCTTCTTTTTAAGAACTGACACCGAACTCCTTTTGAAAAGTCGACGAGTGGTTCCCGGTCGACTGTTGGACGTCGGTTTTGAGTTTAGATTCCCGACGTGGCGTGCAGCTTCGCACGATCTCGTTCAATCGATCCAAAGATGA
- a CDS encoding GreA/GreB family elongation factor, whose protein sequence is MNKSALIAHIIQKLETELAALKAAALETYAAATGDESKPENKYDTRALEASYLAGAQAKRVRDTEGSLAVFRVLKPKSFTGKSQIESTALVEVDLDGKTTFVFIAPARGSLTIDYEGRSIQVITPQSPLGEGLLGLRVGDMVKIDQGSRQLEYEIVSVE, encoded by the coding sequence ATGAATAAATCTGCGTTGATTGCACACATCATTCAAAAGTTGGAAACGGAACTCGCTGCACTCAAGGCGGCCGCGCTTGAAACCTATGCAGCTGCCACCGGTGACGAAAGCAAACCAGAAAACAAATACGACACTCGCGCACTGGAGGCGTCCTATTTAGCCGGAGCCCAGGCGAAGCGAGTTCGTGACACCGAAGGGTCCCTCGCTGTGTTTCGTGTTCTCAAGCCCAAGTCCTTCACTGGAAAAAGCCAAATCGAATCCACGGCGTTAGTGGAAGTGGACTTAGATGGAAAAACCACGTTTGTGTTCATTGCGCCCGCACGAGGCAGTCTGACGATCGACTATGAGGGCCGTTCGATTCAGGTGATTACTCCTCAAAGTCCGCTTGGCGAAGGTCTTTTGGGATTAAGAGTTGGAGACATGGTCAAAATAGACCAAGGTTCCCGCCAACTTGAATACGAAATAGTGTCCGTAGAATAG